The Pseudanabaena galeata CCNP1313 genome includes a region encoding these proteins:
- a CDS encoding type 2 periplasmic-binding domain-containing protein, protein MLTINAIIISTIILDVGIQSVIIDRIFRAKQVNRRREEVEEENLTRYESNTSSDQPKGWEFKILRTSSGGFRSRKVLNKVCAEESQAGWILLEKLDDHRLRFRRPITARDRDNQCKIDPYRTHYGLGEIVETWTTIIVLLAIMSGAAVLGFTVMNRFFGDWQTRSVQSAPRSGDNNTIRQPPSPASKPTTAPKPTTPSQ, encoded by the coding sequence ATGCTGACCATCAATGCAATCATCATCAGTACTATCATTCTCGATGTTGGGATTCAGTCCGTGATTATCGACAGAATATTTCGAGCAAAACAAGTTAATAGGCGGCGGGAAGAAGTGGAAGAAGAAAATCTTACTCGCTATGAGTCCAATACATCTAGCGATCAGCCCAAGGGCTGGGAATTTAAAATCTTGCGTACTAGTAGCGGTGGTTTCCGCAGTCGTAAAGTTTTAAACAAGGTTTGTGCTGAAGAGTCACAAGCGGGATGGATTTTATTAGAAAAGCTTGACGATCATCGATTACGGTTTCGTCGCCCCATTACTGCACGCGATCGCGATAATCAGTGCAAAATCGATCCCTATCGCACTCACTATGGGCTTGGTGAGATTGTTGAAACTTGGACAACAATTATTGTGTTATTAGCGATTATGAGCGGTGCAGCCGTTTTAGGATTTACGGTAATGAATCGTTTTTTTGGAGATTGGCAAACGCGCTCTGTCCAAAGCGCTCCTCGATCTGGTGACAACAACACTATTCGCCAACCGCCTAGTCCTGCCTCGAAGCCAACTACAGCCCCTAAACCAACTACTCCTTCACAATAA
- a CDS encoding single-stranded DNA-binding protein has translation MNSIVLMAEVLTDPELRRTPDNQSSIASFLVQFAGGRSEEAPYRIKVVGWNNLADEMVEKYHKGDQVVVEGRLRLDTVDRGTYKEKRTELIAQRVHSFGAGGATGISSTEASATTTRNARVNPSSASVPTATPTYVPVATPATDAPDYDDIPF, from the coding sequence ATGAACTCTATTGTTTTAATGGCCGAAGTTCTAACCGATCCAGAGCTACGCCGTACTCCTGATAATCAAAGTTCGATCGCTTCATTTCTCGTCCAGTTTGCAGGTGGACGCTCCGAAGAAGCCCCTTATCGTATCAAGGTCGTGGGTTGGAATAACTTGGCGGATGAAATGGTGGAAAAATATCACAAAGGTGACCAAGTTGTAGTTGAAGGTCGTCTGCGTCTAGATACGGTTGATCGCGGAACTTATAAAGAAAAACGGACTGAATTGATCGCTCAGCGTGTTCATAGTTTTGGTGCTGGTGGCGCTACTGGTATTTCTTCTACAGAAGCCTCTGCTACAACTACGCGCAATGCTAGAGTCAATCCATCTAGCGCATCTGTGCCAACAGCAACACCAACCTATGTTCCTGTGGCAACACCCGCAACTGATGCTCCCGATTATGACGATATTCCATTCTAA
- a CDS encoding DUF790 family protein, giving the protein MLPSELLMHRLNGETVVPKRLKLDDKHQAIAIELIAIFENAKGGTQSELDRLLQELEGDTPDYRVKRGLAHILKSSFSTFEIVSPLEPQELRRRIFELSAQIVPSQQATQQTLTQLADKLTEELKREVLPSQITTGLYADLMENRILTQFESPTPEALIHRYNLSQVQGIFYRASHMTLKVHRNDPGEYKLLFRYLKLFQLMSYIEGDVDYGFTITVDGATSLFGTSTRYGLAIAKLLPALLHVTKWSLNATLVEKDAYSKQKRTGLFTLDSDCGLVSHYPAGKMYDSAIESSFAERWAELKTEWKLEREVDLIPIPGSVMIPDFRLVHPDGRSYLLEIVGYWRPEYLRKKFSQVRQANCENLILAISERLNLEKAGVKVSDTPALTVWFKDKLLPKVVLQAIE; this is encoded by the coding sequence ATGCTACCTAGCGAACTCCTGATGCATCGATTGAATGGCGAAACCGTCGTTCCTAAACGATTGAAATTAGATGATAAGCATCAAGCGATCGCCATAGAATTAATTGCAATTTTTGAGAATGCTAAGGGTGGGACACAGAGTGAGCTTGATCGCCTATTGCAAGAACTTGAGGGCGACACACCCGATTATCGAGTAAAGCGGGGATTGGCACATATACTCAAGTCCAGTTTCAGTACTTTTGAAATTGTTAGTCCCCTTGAACCACAGGAATTACGCCGCCGCATTTTTGAATTATCAGCGCAAATAGTCCCTAGTCAGCAAGCTACCCAACAAACTCTCACTCAACTTGCCGACAAACTGACCGAAGAACTAAAACGCGAAGTCCTACCTTCTCAAATTACAACAGGACTATACGCTGATCTGATGGAAAATCGGATTTTGACACAATTTGAAAGCCCTACGCCTGAAGCTCTCATCCATCGTTATAATCTCTCGCAAGTGCAGGGGATTTTCTATCGGGCAAGCCATATGACGCTCAAAGTCCACCGCAACGATCCAGGAGAATATAAGCTGCTATTCCGTTATCTCAAGCTATTTCAATTGATGTCCTATATTGAAGGTGATGTTGATTACGGTTTTACGATTACCGTCGATGGCGCTACGAGTTTGTTTGGTACGAGTACCCGTTACGGATTAGCGATCGCCAAGCTTCTGCCTGCTTTACTGCATGTTACTAAATGGAGCCTCAACGCTACCCTCGTTGAAAAAGATGCTTATTCAAAACAAAAGCGCACTGGTTTATTTACTCTCGATTCTGACTGTGGCTTAGTTAGTCATTATCCTGCTGGCAAAATGTATGACAGTGCGATCGAGTCATCGTTTGCCGAGCGATGGGCAGAATTAAAAACAGAATGGAAGTTAGAAAGAGAAGTAGATTTAATTCCTATCCCCGGAAGTGTGATGATTCCTGATTTTCGACTGGTACATCCTGACGGGCGGAGTTATTTATTAGAGATCGTTGGTTATTGGCGACCTGAGTATTTACGCAAGAAGTTTTCGCAAGTGCGGCAAGCTAATTGTGAGAATTTGATTTTGGCGATTTCTGAACGACTGAATCTGGAGAAGGCGGGCGTAAAAGTAAGTGATACGCCTGCGCTAACGGTTTGGTTTAAGGATAAACTTTTGCCCAAAGTCGTTTTACAAGCGATCGAATAA
- a CDS encoding DUF6671 family protein yields MHRKELAIAPILQTSLGVRVTVPQDFDSDLFGTFTRDIERPANQIETAKIKAEKALELIDADLVIASEGSFFPHPMLGVPFNREVVCLLDQKHNFSVYGEFLSTDTNFLHQEISSYEQAYEFALKVGFPDHAIVLMSDAKTSAKEAIHKGINSEELLKESVYELLKQSPQIHIETDMRSLYNPTRMKNITKATEDLVRKLQQLCPKCNFVNFDIVDRIKGLPCELCGLPTKSTRAHVYRCDRCQFQQEVLFPDQVQTADPMYCSYCNP; encoded by the coding sequence ATGCATCGTAAGGAATTAGCGATCGCGCCAATTTTACAAACATCTTTGGGCGTGAGAGTGACCGTACCTCAAGATTTTGATAGCGACTTGTTTGGTACATTTACTCGCGACATTGAGCGTCCTGCTAATCAAATTGAAACTGCGAAAATTAAGGCGGAGAAAGCTTTAGAACTAATTGATGCTGACTTAGTGATCGCCAGTGAAGGCAGCTTTTTTCCGCATCCCATGTTAGGTGTTCCTTTCAATCGCGAAGTTGTGTGTTTACTGGATCAAAAACATAATTTTTCAGTTTATGGCGAATTTCTCTCCACTGATACAAACTTTCTCCATCAAGAGATTTCTAGCTACGAACAAGCCTATGAGTTTGCGCTTAAAGTTGGCTTTCCCGATCATGCGATTGTGCTGATGTCAGATGCTAAAACTTCAGCAAAGGAGGCAATTCATAAAGGAATTAATTCCGAAGAGTTGCTCAAAGAATCAGTTTATGAATTGCTAAAACAATCGCCACAAATCCACATTGAAACAGATATGCGATCGCTGTATAATCCCACGCGCATGAAAAATATTACCAAAGCGACAGAAGATCTCGTTCGCAAATTACAGCAACTTTGTCCCAAATGCAATTTTGTGAATTTCGATATCGTAGACCGAATTAAGGGATTGCCCTGTGAGCTTTGCGGATTGCCTACAAAATCTACCCGCGCTCATGTCTATCGCTGCGATCGCTGTCAGTTTCAGCAAGAAGTACTCTTTCCAGATCAGGTGCAAACTGCTGACCCCATGTACTGCTCCTATTGCAATCCTTAA
- the ligA gene encoding NAD-dependent DNA ligase LigA has translation MTDISPNLEIQARLLELRKLLQRASYEYYALDAPSMEDSVYDALYQELQKLETQHPQLITLDSPTQRVGEKPTTQFLSVQHHIPLYSLENAFTSNDVNAWQERCQKGLASNLEEVLPNGFLESVCELKIDGSAIALTYEHGILVRGATRGDGSSGEDITPNIKTIRSIPLRLNLENPPDRLEIRGEAFLPIAVFDEINQERSQQGESLFANPRNAAAGTLRQLDSRIVAKRRLDFFAYTIHLPSPSGRGAGGEGSPQNLPDISSQWQALEFLQQIGFRVNPNKRLCKSIQELQDYYDFWATERHKLPYMTDGMVMKLNAFSQQEQLGFTQKTPRWAIAWKYPAEEMPTIIESVTVQVGRTGTLTPVAELRPVLLAGTTVSRATLHNSDRLAELDLHVGDTAIVRKAGEIIPEVVRVLPELRPNGATRFVMPTHCPECSQPVFKPENEAATRCINLQCPAIVRGAIEHWVSRDALDINGIGEKLVRQLVTENHITSVADLYELTSDRLQTLERMGQKSADKIVAAIAQSKNRPWARVLYGLGIRHVGSVNAQNIADNFPNVELLARSTPEAIASIFGIGEEIAQSIYDWFRQQANQNLIQRLQAAGLQFVGEKKDDQAIAINPNIAGKTFVVTGTLPTLKRDEAKALIQAAGGKVTDSVSKKTHYLVVGAEAGSKLEKAQSLGVQCLSEEELLQLIGAIPPVVALLR, from the coding sequence GTGACTGACATCTCTCCCAATCTTGAAATCCAAGCAAGATTACTAGAACTACGTAAATTACTGCAACGCGCTAGTTATGAATACTATGCTCTTGATGCTCCTTCAATGGAGGATTCAGTTTATGATGCGCTTTATCAGGAATTACAAAAACTTGAAACTCAACATCCACAGCTAATCACTCTCGATAGTCCTACTCAGAGAGTAGGCGAAAAACCAACTACTCAGTTTCTATCAGTTCAGCATCACATTCCACTTTATAGTTTGGAAAATGCATTTACTTCCAATGATGTAAACGCTTGGCAAGAACGATGTCAGAAGGGATTAGCTAGTAATTTAGAGGAAGTACTTCCTAACGGGTTTCTAGAGAGTGTCTGTGAACTGAAAATCGATGGATCGGCGATCGCCTTAACCTATGAACATGGGATCTTAGTACGTGGGGCAACTAGAGGCGATGGCTCATCAGGAGAAGATATAACTCCAAATATTAAAACTATTCGTTCCATTCCCTTACGATTAAATTTAGAAAATCCCCCCGATCGCTTAGAAATTCGTGGAGAAGCATTTTTGCCGATCGCTGTTTTTGATGAGATTAACCAAGAGCGATCGCAACAGGGAGAATCACTATTTGCTAATCCTCGCAATGCTGCCGCAGGTACACTCCGCCAACTCGATTCGCGCATTGTTGCCAAACGTCGCCTTGATTTCTTTGCCTATACCATCCATCTCCCCTCGCCCTCTGGGAGAGGGGCTGGGGGTGAGGGGAGTCCGCAAAATCTGCCTGATATTTCTTCTCAATGGCAAGCTTTAGAATTTTTGCAACAAATAGGCTTTCGCGTAAATCCGAATAAACGGCTCTGCAAATCGATTCAGGAATTACAAGACTATTATGATTTTTGGGCAACGGAGCGGCACAAGCTTCCCTATATGACCGATGGCATGGTGATGAAGCTGAATGCGTTCTCTCAACAGGAACAACTCGGCTTTACACAAAAAACTCCGCGTTGGGCGATCGCGTGGAAATATCCCGCCGAGGAAATGCCCACCATTATCGAATCGGTAACGGTCCAAGTGGGGCGCACAGGCACTCTCACACCCGTTGCTGAATTGCGTCCCGTATTACTAGCTGGGACAACTGTTTCACGGGCAACTCTGCACAATAGCGATCGCCTTGCCGAACTAGATTTGCATGTTGGCGATACCGCGATCGTGCGGAAAGCGGGAGAAATTATTCCTGAAGTGGTGCGCGTATTGCCTGAATTGCGTCCTAATGGGGCAACTCGCTTTGTGATGCCTACCCATTGTCCTGAATGCAGTCAACCTGTTTTTAAACCTGAAAATGAAGCGGCGACCCGTTGCATTAATCTCCAATGTCCTGCGATCGTGCGGGGTGCGATCGAACATTGGGTTAGCCGTGATGCCCTAGATATCAATGGCATTGGCGAGAAATTAGTCAGGCAACTAGTAACCGAAAATCATATAACTTCCGTTGCTGATCTGTACGAACTGACTAGTGATCGCTTACAAACCCTTGAGCGCATGGGTCAAAAGTCGGCTGACAAAATTGTTGCGGCGATCGCCCAATCTAAAAACAGACCTTGGGCGCGAGTACTATACGGACTAGGCATCAGACATGTGGGAAGTGTCAATGCTCAAAATATTGCGGATAATTTTCCTAATGTCGAATTATTAGCAAGGTCTACGCCCGAAGCGATCGCTTCTATTTTTGGCATTGGCGAAGAAATCGCTCAATCCATTTATGACTGGTTTCGCCAACAGGCTAACCAGAATTTGATCCAGCGTCTGCAAGCAGCAGGTTTACAGTTTGTCGGTGAGAAGAAAGACGATCAGGCGATCGCGATAAATCCAAATATTGCGGGTAAAACCTTTGTGGTCACAGGTACATTGCCAACTCTGAAACGTGATGAAGCCAAAGCTCTAATTCAAGCCGCAGGTGGCAAGGTCACTGATTCTGTTAGTAAAAAAACGCATTATCTGGTCGTTGGCGCAGAAGCAGGCTCCAAGCTAGAAAAAGCGCAATCTTTAGGTGTGCAATGCCTTTCAGAAGAGGAGTTATTACAATTGATAGGGGCAATCCCCCCCGTGGTTGCCCTGCTTCGCTAG
- a CDS encoding serpin family protein, translating into MKTCYLATIISLLALALMGCAAPNNSNPQVSLISTVSPAPTVATSPKPTINDRANRKVKLDERLVKASSSFGFNLFDRIANQDTNKNIFISPASVAIALSMTYNGASGETQQAIAKALELEGIKIDEVNDFNRNIQQLLANGDTNVELNIANSLWARKDIALEAAFLNKVKEFYQAEITNLNFDDPNSVNTINAWVKQNTKDKIEKIVDRIDPDSLLFLINAVYFKGKWEAPFEKALTKPQPFTLSDGTKIQHPAMSRSGEYRYYDAPTFQAISLPYGSGRFSMEVFLPKPKSSLVEFQKQLTAKNWQEWSTKFASREGLIQLPRFKVEYETSLKNVLQNMGMAIAFDRGQADFRNLSTVKSFISDVKHKTFVKVNEEGTEAAAVTSVEMRVTSAMPNEEPPFQMIVDRPFFFAISDRQTGTIIFMGAIKNPSK; encoded by the coding sequence ATGAAGACTTGTTATCTTGCCACAATTATCAGCCTCTTGGCTTTAGCCCTAATGGGATGTGCAGCGCCAAACAATTCTAATCCTCAAGTTTCACTAATTAGCACAGTCAGTCCCGCCCCCACTGTCGCGACCTCTCCCAAACCAACTATCAATGATCGTGCTAATCGCAAAGTGAAACTTGATGAGCGCTTAGTTAAAGCAAGTAGCAGTTTCGGCTTTAACCTATTTGATCGCATTGCGAACCAAGACACGAATAAAAATATATTCATCTCTCCTGCGAGTGTCGCGATCGCCCTATCGATGACCTATAACGGCGCGAGTGGTGAAACTCAACAGGCGATCGCCAAGGCTTTAGAACTAGAGGGCATCAAAATCGATGAGGTCAATGACTTCAACCGAAATATTCAACAATTACTAGCCAATGGCGATACCAATGTTGAGTTAAATATTGCGAACTCGCTCTGGGCAAGAAAGGATATTGCTTTAGAAGCCGCTTTTTTGAATAAGGTCAAGGAATTCTATCAAGCCGAAATTACTAATCTTAATTTTGACGATCCTAATTCTGTAAATACGATTAATGCTTGGGTAAAGCAAAATACCAAGGACAAAATCGAGAAAATCGTTGATCGCATCGATCCCGATAGTTTACTCTTCTTGATTAATGCGGTCTACTTTAAAGGTAAATGGGAAGCTCCCTTTGAGAAAGCACTTACTAAGCCCCAGCCCTTTACTCTAAGCGATGGCACAAAGATTCAACATCCTGCCATGTCGCGCTCGGGTGAATATCGCTATTACGATGCGCCAACCTTTCAGGCGATTAGTCTTCCTTACGGTTCTGGACGCTTCAGTATGGAGGTGTTCTTGCCCAAGCCAAAATCTAGTCTAGTAGAATTTCAGAAGCAACTGACAGCAAAAAATTGGCAAGAATGGTCAACTAAATTTGCAAGCAGAGAAGGCTTAATTCAATTGCCACGCTTTAAAGTGGAATATGAAACCAGCCTCAAAAATGTTTTACAAAATATGGGCATGGCGATCGCCTTTGATCGCGGTCAAGCAGATTTTCGCAATCTCTCAACTGTGAAATCTTTTATCAGCGATGTGAAGCATAAAACTTTTGTTAAAGTCAATGAAGAAGGTACGGAAGCGGCGGCAGTTACTTCAGTGGAGATGCGCGTAACTTCAGCTATGCCTAATGAAGAACCTCCATTTCAGATGATCGTCGATCGCCCATTTTTCTTTGCAATTAGCGATCGGCAAACTGGCACAATCATTTTTATGGGCGCGATTAAAAATCCATCTAAATAA